The Watersipora subatra chromosome 1, tzWatSuba1.1, whole genome shotgun sequence genome has a window encoding:
- the LOC137410501 gene encoding matrix metalloproteinase-21-like produces the protein MTGLKNIVRSMKGNRSLYSSLLLQTVIILLYISTISGESEAMQANKNRVTTEQDCKKYLCKYGYLNCDCGEYLERRKRELIDGIILSEYSNTSPPSSDATQLSHNQFSTLPVLSKQPCSAENFTNAFKTFQLNYRLNVTGICDERTASQMSLRRCGQPDSVIDKLDVDLAEKEVSSRQARSLTEIINSNAAIEESIKRRKEQLMAYQKEIEEESVTPKPTGAAREKRSIYTNVNDYGTLLSKQRISWRLMSDHLYHIIPPSNQRSILRQAFRYWSEVTPLCFYEELNNEQRVDIEIGFLEGIHLSCYRQFDGYGGEIAHKFHRDVHFDNSEPYTIHLSSPDRISLLLVAVHELGHVIGLNHSDVDTSVMNAIYHRKLRGDFELDPHDRREVRRAYGSCHGRFDTAFDYVRTKPGTKNSRIFNTYFFRGDHYWRYENNMNKTRSGDPMLINSQWSGVPENVDTFLHYWEFDVATMTFADEYLFFKGSRIFSYDPISDSAVAVSEIRNKFISYNSTTHIPNNLDAAFFDQRSAVGLVYFFKDNMVYSYKYRVSGSHSCCTSIEPIVSLFPPSTQSDLYSPNGNTYQTNLDLIYLSNSQRAVYFIKGNDTWVNEDYFNTAKSNSMKYVGHWYDVWQFICDGECL, from the exons aaatatttatGTAAGTACGGTTATCTAAACTGCGATTGTGGGGAATACCTAGAAAGACGTAAGCGAGAGTTGATAGACGGTATAATTCTTTCGGAATACTCCAACACATCCCCTCCTAGTAGCGATGCCACTCAACTCTCCCATAATCAATTCAGCACGCTCCCGGTTCTTTCCAAACAACCATGTTCCGCAGAAAATTTCACCAACGCATTTAAAACTTTTCAACTGAATTACCGATTAAATGTGACCGGCATTTGCGATGAACGAACTGCGAGCCAGATGTCCTTGAGACGCTGCGGGCAGCCAGACTCAGTCATAGACAAACTTGATGTCGATTTAGCTGAGAAGGAAGTATCGTCTCGACAAGCTCGGTCTCTCACTGAAATAATAAACAGTAATGCAGCGATTGAAGAATCCATAAAACGGCGCAAAGAACAACTCATGGCCTATCAAAAGGAGATCGAGGAAGAGAGTGTAACTCCTAAACCAACTGGAGCTGCAAGGGAGAAACGGTCAATTTACACTAACGTGAATGACTATGGCACTTTGCTAAGCAAGCAGAGAATAAGCTGGCGACTGATGAGCGATCACCTCTATCACATCATACCACCTAGTAATCAGAGGTCGATTCTGCGGCAGGCCTTTCGCTATTGGAGTGAGGTCACACCTCTTTGCTTCTACGAAGAACTAAACAACGAGCAGAGGGTTGATATTGAAATTGGCTTTCTGGAAG GCATACACTTGAGTTGCTATCGCCAGTTCGATGGGTATGGTGGAGAAATCGCTCACAAGTTCCATCGTGATGTACATTTTGACAACTCCGAACCCTACACCATTCACCTCTCTTCCCCCGATCGCATCAGTCTTCTACTG GTGGCAGTGCACGAGCTAGGTCATGTGATCGGACTCAACCACTCAGACGTCGACACATCTGTCATGAATGCCATCTACCACAGAAAACTTCGAGGTGACTTCGAGTTGGACCCTCATGATAGACGAGAAGTTCGCCGAGCTTACG GCTCGTGCCATGGTAGATTTGATACAGCTTTTGACTACGTACGCACCAAACCCGGCACTAAAAACTCACGAATCTTCAACACATACTTCTTCCGAGGTGATCATTACTGGAGGTATGAGAATAACATGAACAAGACACGGAGCGGTGACCCGATGCTCATAAACTCACAGTGGTCAGGCGTGCCagaaaatgttgatactttttTACACTACTGGGAGTTTGATGTGGCCACCATGACATTCGCTGACGAATATTTGTTTTTCAAAG GTAGTCGTATTTTCTCATACGACCCAATAAGCGACAGCGCTGTGGCTGTGAGTGAGATCAGAAACAAGTTCATATCGTACAACTCCACTACACACATACCTAACAATCTTGATGCAGCGTTCTTTGATCAACGGTCGGCTGTTGGACTTGTCTACTTCTTCAAGGATAACATG GTATATTCTTACAAGTATCGAGTTTCCGGGTCCCACTCTTGTTGTACCAGCATTGAACCAATAGTTTCTCTATTTCCTCCTTCCACCCAATCAGATCTGTATTCACCGAACGGAAATACCTACCAGACAAACCTTGACCTTATATACTTGTCCAACAGTCAGAGGGCCGTTTATTTCATCAAAGGAAATGACACGTGGGTGAACGAAGACTACTTTAATACGGCCAAAAGCAACTCGATGAAGTATGTCGGACATTGGTATGATGTTTGGCAGTTCATATGCGACGGCGAATGCTTGTAG